TTAGGTGCTAGtcgatagggtgccttagaaataAGCACGATACCTGACATGAGCTCAATAGAAAAATCCACCTCTCTGTAAGATGGAATTCCTGAAACATCGTCAGGGaaaactgtagtgcccaaaatcagtacacgtaaaacccatgcattatttaattgtcaaatcatttatttaatttaaaatgagttttagccatgcatgctttatccaaatgcattattttaaattatttaagttttttgATGCCCGTTAAATGTTTtgcgagtttcatgtttcaggcgattattcgatgcggaaTCGAGGAAAAGATCGACTAcgatttttggaaaaattttaatgcggtattttattttaagttaagggtggggcatttcaattaatttatgaagtgttagtattttaaaacctaaattatttatttagtgattttatgagttgaaaacttttaaagatttagaacttgtgcattttattttaattaggagaTTTTATTTAGGGAATGTTAGCATTTTAATTAAGTTGGTAATTGTGTAATTAAGCCAATTTTATTCCCCTAAATTTTACCTAAACTCATGCACACACacatttacacacacacacatacgtTTCAGCACACACAATTCacaattcaaatttttatttcatatctTTGAGAGAAAATATTAGGGTTCTTAGAAAAGAACATCAGCCGCCCCCTCCCTTTGAAATTCCAGCAAGGTTTTGTTGTGTTTTCTTCAAGAGAAAACGAGCCACTAATCGTTCTGGATACCCTCGCACcgtttccgcttcggtatcgccttatcgtgagttttaaacgtcaaaaggcacatatattctatttttcctgcgtcgatcatgtcatagtatgtgttgcgatgtttttatgcgtaaaaatccatgtgtgatgtgcaaagtttgagcagaaacatgttggatcgattttgaaacgttttgGATCTAAACAATTCGTAATTTactgttattttaaatactgcgattttttggtcgTGTTTTTGGGAAAActtcaacataaaagttgtagaactttttgataccttcgatttgatataaaatttgaaatattggataaaaattgagtgagttagatcgtttttgtgggactgctcaaactgtgacttttatgaaaattgtgttcttgtagttttattgttgcagccTTTGTTGGGGATCAACgagtgatcgctgctgcgtttagGTAAGTCGAGAATGTTGTTGGGATGAGTATTGGTGTTTTGGTTCGCGTggttaggcacttggttgaAGTAGAAGTCATAGGAATCGAattgttgtcaaatttcatgtTCTTGAATTATTATTGCGTCGTAGGTTGGACGTCATTGTTTTGGAGCATTTGCAGGCTTAGGTCAGTGCTATAGTATcgtaggatgggtctcgaggtgtcggttcATGGTAGGAATGATTGGGTTAGGGAGATTAAGTCACAAGCATGAGATTTCTCGTTGGTGCGTTCCTCCCGCAAGTACACAAACACGGGGCCGGACCCTCACACGAGGTCTGTGCCCTTGTTTCCTTCTTAGTGTCAGCAAatcgagcctacacggacccttttccggaccctgacacggggtccgtgtccttcttTCTTTTCATTGTGTCTCTCCAGAACCTACACGGACTTGGAGTCGGagctgggcacggggtccgtgtaccttcaTATTTgggaatgattttttttatttccacCTTAAGATTTGATTTGGGGTTAAAGATCAAGGTTAGCACGATGATttaacgaggtcaagtcccgagcgaacTAGCAAGTCATAAGGTACTTATTCACGTCgatggtgagctcgagtacctacgtctaagttatgcaagttaagtattcaAACTCATgctagtatgttgcagcagtggtcccaagcgagatccaacgaatccctcaatgcccagtaagtatgttgacgtgcaaaaagaaagtatttttaaatttttgaggtatgctaaatgtcttgtgaccaaactatgaacgggtttggaagccggataACATGTCCGGGAACCTCTccaactatgaacgggttttgaagtcggtgaacgtggccaaggacctctccacctcggtaaagcatgatcgggtttagatcaggattggaaagcggtaaagcatgatcaaggaccaatccacccgttaaattattaacggggatctcatgtatgtggcagtggatcttccctttCAGCCCactactgtggtttagtctgatcaggaaATTTTATGTATGAGTCACACGCTTTGAAAcctgcctctacgcaaaattatattatgtatgCCCAATTATGtaagatgcaagtatgtttacgaAATTTTATGAtcatggcacgtctatgttacgctattatgttcaagttccaAGTACACTCATGTTGTCAAGTTCAAGTTCATGTTTCTAGTATTTACgtcctattttaaagatgcatgtgattttattacgtagtacttgctaccttccagtttatacgtgttgagtcattagactcattagacttgatcgatgcaggtgatgatgatttcgaggagactaggggtggggaccaaggagcaggcttggactgagcaggaggctagacccgacGACCACCcagatttttaagtttttatgaaatgtcaaataCTCTTATTTCAGCTACTGGTTACAGATTTTAAGCAAATACTTTTGTCAAAGTTTATTTCTAAAACTTTTGTTGCAACTACTTTAGTAACGTACGGTTCATtttattcagattttgaatgTTCACGACTtacttaagaaaatttttaatttttccgcaaattttaagtagtgtAAAAGTATGGTACATTACAAAAACACTAGGGAAATCTATGACCACATCAACGTCCTCTAGCCTCTGACTGGCTGGCTCTGACACTGACACTATAATAGACAAGAACGCCTGGCAGCTTCTCTTCAAGAGCTTCCTCAcacacatgcaggaaatgaTGTGTGACATCTACCGGTGTCTGGCTGCCTAAAAAATAAACGGCTTACTCTGGGCGGTCGGGCAGACACTGATCTCTATCGGAAGTCTATGACAGCTCCGTTCAACGAAAGCCAGTGCTTACCCAAAATCATATCAAACTCCGGCAACGGTAGCACAATCAAGTCTGCCTGTATCACATATTTCTGTAACTGCAGCTCCAATTTCTTCACTATCAGAGAAGTGAACATCTGATCTCCGGATGGAATCGATACTCTGAATCCTGAATCCATCGCCACTAATTTGATTCCTAGTCACTGGACGAACGTCTCAGATATAAAAGAACGTGTAGCTccggaatctagcaatgcatgcgtggctacacctgaaatatatacttcctgcgacaaaacataccatcaaatctgatCGCGTTGAAACTTAAGGTATTTCTACCAGCAACTATCCCAAAATATTcgaaaaatttattgatttaacccaagtgttcctcaaaattttgaattttaaatcctcaaaatttcgGTAATTGCATTTTGGCCCTTAAAGTTTTCGGAAATTACCCTTGGCCCTtactatttttgaaattttccatCTTGTCCCCATAAATTATCGAATTAGCCCATAAAACCGTAAAATTAAGgaaaactaaaaattaaatcccaaaaattcagaaaattcaaaaatcatCTCTTAAAATTTCGAGTTTTGCAATTAAGTCTACAAAATTCTCCAATCATGCAATTCGATCCTTAAATCCGAcaaggtagagcatgcaacctaatttgcTCTAAGTTAACAATCCCATAATTTAATTCTCATAACAAGCATATAACCCATGCAATCAAGAGATAAATTGAAATCTTAAACATAAGGGTTCCGGTAATCAGCGTAGAATCTGGCTCCGCCTCAGCCTCCTAGACATGCATCACATATGCTCTGCCAGTAGTAGGGCCCTTGTTCCTGGGGTATTCTGCCGCTTTGTGAAAGCATCTAAACATGTAATGTAACTCATCGTAAAACGTAAACCATGCATccatgcaggtgatagcagtaacttatttaaatcatttaaaaaatataaaagcttacagacttaAGATTTGAATGCTGAGCTACAGAAGctgacggtggcacaaccctatacaggaacCTTGCTCTGTTACCAACTGAAACATCTACTACTTAAAAATTATACTATTTTTTCTACAAGctcattttcgaaattcttaaaaattttcatactGCGACActgctaaaaaaaattttcctttttaaaatgatcgtaaataaataacaaataaaatactCCAGTTAAAAACGGCTAACTCGTCCATCATAGATGTGagtaaaaataaacaattaaaaatcctaTTAATCATTAACATGTCAAAACCAGCGTATAAAAATGCTCATGTCCACTCTAAACTCATAAAAAcgtgatgtgcggaaaatatgGTCCCCGGGTcatgtgcgcacatccagccctgcCTACTCAAAATTCGTCATCTACAGCCTCCTCAtcaacatgctcacctgcatcatacaatcctagtgagtctaaagactcaacacacatgtactgttaatagcaaatacatatacataacaagcAACGGTGAAAAGCGCTGTAATAAAATACGTTTCCTGATCTTAAAAatgtaaacataaacatatcataaaatcatgccTGTGAAAATAGCCCATCGAATCATCATATACTTATACAAATACTTTAATGAATTCAgttaattagttgtgactttcgtatcaactctattcgatgaatccatctacatataaccgtgGAACCCGACGGCTGTCGGACattagcgacagtattacccatccactgagcctaggcctcatcttcatcgtatacatatatcgtcagtcacaaccaattcgcatccttcaaaaacatcatcatgttcctcacttatcaaaatcttgcatatacgtaatttttctttaaaattcataattcacaaaaatcatgctcgtgatacaaaatatttaaaaacattataaattgtgcttagggcgctgccaggactaaaatctcGACTCAGGTACAAAaagaccattttacccttgaACCACTAATTTTCAACCCGAAGCTTACcgaactccttaaaacatcctaAAACATATTATAAACATTTCCTAGATGTAAACTTGAGCTCGTTTCACAACTTACGCTATTCGTTTTAAAAGTCGGACCGTGGTTCCAGTTTTAACCCTAATCAACCTGAATTTCAACCCAACCTCTCCCAACTCGAACGTGACTTAAACCTACATGACCAGCCTCTAAACCATCCGTTCCAAACCACTTATGACCCCCGAATCACACCCCAAATGTTGCTGTAATCTCTTGCGCCTCCTAGCCGTACCCTTGTCGTGACTCTTGAACCAAACCGCCGGCCCTACACCTAACCAGCTCAGACCAGCCCCAAACCAACCCCTCATAGCCCACcttaggaccctactggacAAACCTAAGCCCAGCCCTCAGCCCCATGCTAGCAGCACGACGCACACGCACGTTATTACCCGAAGTCGCACCACCAGAGCCAAATCCTCCTTCACGCGATCGGCCGGCTCCAAGGTTGTTTCTAGCAGCAGTCGAGCCTCTCTTGGCtatgtctcagacccaccagggtctggtccatggcTTGGTTCAGCCCTTGCACCGCTGGCTCCACCCCTTACCTGATCTACAATCAAAACGAGCCAACCCTTCAAAACAACTCCCCTCGGCTCTAAGATTGACACGCCTACCCTCGAATCCAGCCTTATGACAGCCTTTTTACCATCATGCACAGCCCCTTAGTCTTGACAACACGAAAGCCCCTTGCAGCAAATCATCAAAACGTGAGCATGTGACATAAAGATGCAATTTTCATGACAAAACTTAAACAAAACATGAACAAAAGATAGATCGAGATATTTCCATGCatttacaaaaaattttttGGATATTAATGGCGTGAATATAGATAAAAGAAGATACATGCGTGCCTTGATGTGAAGATTCTCAAAAACTCAAAGAAACGCTCGTCGAAGCGGCACCGGAGGTGcggatgtttgaaagaaaaatggaggGGCCGAACATGGTACTGTATTTTGATGGTAAGAACCGTTAGGAAAAAGGCTGCTAATGAGGGATGGGGGGCGGCCACTTAGTGCTAAATAGGGTTAGGGTTTTCTAATTAGGTGTAAGGAATAAAATAGCACACTAATGGaccttaatttaaaattaaaaagggttttgagcccatttagcattaaaacaaacccaacaagcccaataacacttccgaaaaatatttcgtttaggtatgtttttgaaaatatctcccgagcctccaaaaagtccCCCAATTCGTTAAAATTTTCGTAtcgattaaaaatatgacccggcgagtaaaaatactTACCAAgtctcaattttcaaaaaataccaTTAGAACACTTCAAATcagttaattaaaattaatcattcgataaaatatttttccttaacttTCCCCGGTCATCGTTCTTCGAttgagcgcgaaatgcaacttaaaactccaatgcatgaaactttaaaataatcgtgAAAAAAATCCTACTCATGAAATAaccatgcattaaatgcataaaaatcattaaacacatattttaaaatataaccctagattgcatgcatatAAGTTACGTAGATCGAATTTTCTGGACCTTATAACTCTCCCTCCccttaaaacaaaattttgtcctcgaaatttaaaacatgcCAAATAACTCccggtagcgactcctcatcttggcttcagtctcccaagtagcctcctcctcggaatgattcagccacttacGTTGACCATGTGGATCATCTTATTCCGGAGCCAactctcctgtctgtctagaatCTGAGCAGGTCTCTCCTCAAAGGACAGGTTcggtgtcagctgaagtggctGATAGTTCAGTACATGcaaaggattcgacatgtacttccgcagcatagagacgtggaccacattatgaactcccgccagGTTCTGCGGTAATGAAACTCTTTATGCAAGTATCCCAACCCTCTCCAGTATCTCAAACGGCTCTATGTATCTCGGAGTGAACTTTtccttcttcccaaatctcatcacacccttcatcggtgagACTTTCACGAACACATGGTCTCCTACAGCAAACTCAATATCCCAGCGCTGCTGATCGGCATAATTCTTCTGACGGCTCTGAGCGGTCTTTATCTTGTCCCGAATCCTGACTACCAACTCTGCGGTCTGCTTGACAATATCTGGACCTAATTCTACCCTCTCTCCTATCTCGTCCCAATACACTGGCGACCCACACTTCTTCCGTACAATGCCTCATCTTGAGCCATACGAATCAATGCCTGATAagtgttgttgtatgtgaactccacgagaggtaacttcggctcccagctgccctggaagtcgatcatgcaagctctGAGTAGGTCCCCCagaatctgaataactctctctaaATCTCCATCAGTCTGAGGGTGGAAGACAATAATGAAAAGCAGCTTAGTACCCAATGTCTGGTCCAGACTCTTCCAGAACGCAGACGTGAACATCGGATCCCTATCTGACACGATGGATACTGGAATCCCATGTAGTCTGATGTACAGCTttgcgtactgagtcatggtgaaggTCTTCTTGAGCAGTAGAAAATGAGCTGACTTAGTGAGCCGATCAATGATCACCCATATGGCATTATACCCTCCAGTCGTCCTCAGAAGCCCTATCACGaaatccatagtgatattctcccattttcactcgggaatagggagtgacCTAAGCTTCCATGCAGGTCTCTGATGATCTGCCTTAACctgttgacatgtcaaacactcagAGACGAATCGCAGAATATCCcgcttcatgcccggccaccaatatagaGACTGAAggtccttatacatcttcttaCTCCCTGGGTGGATGGAGTACAGGGTGCTGTGGGCCTCGCTCAAGATATCTTCTCTCAGGGAATCACTGACAGGATCCCACAGTCGGTCTCTATAACGGACTATGCCGTCCAAAACTGTATACAGTCTCTGGCCCTTATCCTCGtctctctgtctccacttctgcaACTGCTCGTCGGAAGTCTGCCCCAACCGGATTTCGTCTCTCAGTGTCGGCTGTACTGTCATAGCAGAAAGATTAAGGGCATCGCCATTGGCATAAAATGCAAGTTCGAACCTTTGAATGTCTGCCTACAGCGATCTCTGTACCGACAAATGATCAATCACTGCGTGTTTCCTGCTCagagcatctgcaactacattagccttccccggatggtagctaatgtcacaatcatagtccgtcactagctctagccacctaagttgtctcatgttcagctctttctgtgtgaagaagtatttcaggttcttgtgatcagtgaagatcctgcacttctccccatacagataatgcctccaaatttttaaggcaaaaaccattgctgctagctcgaggtcatgagtcggataattatTCTCGTGGGCCTTCAACTTTCGGGATGCATCTATAACTctgtcatgctgcatcaacactgcactcAAACCGAGCCTCAAAGCATCTGTATACACCACAAACTTACCCTGCCCCGATGTCATAGCTAGAACTGGTGTTGTGGTCAATTCTTGCTTCAGTCTGTCAAAGCTCTCCTGGCACTCAGGTCCCCAGATAAACTTGACATTCTTCTTTGTTAGGGCGGCCATAGGCACCGAAATGGAAGAGAAGCCCTGAATACACTTCATGTAATAACCAGTCAATCCCAAGAAGCTACAGATCTCTGTCACGCTCTTAggcactggccaatctctgactTCCTCAACTTTACTGGTGTCGACCTCTATACCATCATGGGATACAAcgtggcccaagaatgccactcaGTCaagccagaactcgcacttactgaactttgtaTACAGCCGTCTGTCCTGTGTCTGCAGTACGGTCCTCAGATGCTGACTGTGCTTCTCCTTGCTCCTCGAATAAATCAGTATGTCATCTATAAAAATTATGACAAATTGATCCAAGTAAGGTGGAAACACGCGATTcttgagatccatgaagatcgttggCGCGTTCATCACCCCGAAGGGCACCTCAaaaaactcatagtgcccataacgcgtcCTAAACATCGTCTTATACACGTCAGACTCTCtaaccttcagctgatggtataCGAATCAGATatctatcttcgagaataccgaagctccctgaaGCTAATAAAATTAATCCTCGATTCTGGGCAACACGGTTCAGCTCCCTATAGTCAATAAATTGCTGCTgctgccatctttcttcttcacaaaaagTACCAGTGTGCCtcatggagaaaaactagggcaAATGAAACCATTATCTAGCAAATCATGTATCTGATCTTTCAACTCTTTTATCTCTGCAGGTGCTTGTTGATAGGGCGCCTTAGAAATAGGCACGATAcctggcatgagctcaatagaaaaatccacctctctgtctggtggaaTTCCAGAAACATCGTCAAGTAAAACACTGGGGAAATATCTGACCACATCAACGTCTTCTAGCCTCTGACTAGCTGGCTCTGACATTGACACAATACTAGCCGAGAACGCCTAGCAGCCTCTCTTCAGGAAATGATGTGCGGAATCTGCTGGTGTCTGGCTGCCTAAAAAATAAACGGCTTACCGCTTGGCGGTCGGACAGACATTGATCTCTGTCGGAAGTCTATGATAGCTCCGTTCAATGAAAGCCAGTTcataccaaaaataatatcaaactccGGCAACGGTAACACAATCAAGTCTACTTGAACCGCATATTTCTGTAACCGCAGCTCCAATTTCCTTACTATCAGAGAAGTGAATATCTGATCCCCGGATGGAATCGATACTCTGAATCCTGAATCCATCGCCACCGGTATGATTCGTAGTCGTTGGACGAACGTCTCGAATATAAAATAATGTGTAGCTTtggaatctagcaatgcatgcaTGGCTACACTTGAAATATATATCCTTCTGCGACAAAACATTCCATCAAATCTGATCGCGTTGAAACATAAGGAATTTCTACAAGCTACTACGCCAAATCTTcgaaaaatttaatgatttaacCCAAGTTTtcctcaaaatttcaaattttagatcCTCAAAATTTCGGTAATTGCATTTTGGCCCTTAAAGTTTTTAGAAATTATCCTTTGGCCCttacaatttttgaaatttgccATCTCGTCCCCAAAATTATCGAATTATCCCATAAAACtgtaaaattcttgaaaactagaaattaaatcccaaaaattcagaaaattagaaaatcatctcttaaaattttgagttttgcaATTAAGTCTACAAAATTCTCCAATCAAGCAATTCGATCCTTAAATCCgactaggtagagcatgcaacatAATTTGCTCTAAGTTAACAATcccataaattaattttcataacaagCATATAACCCATGTAATCAAGcgataaattgaaattttaaacataaggGTTACCCGCAATCAGCGTAGAATCTGGCTCCGCCTAAGCCTCCTCGACATGCATCACATATGCTCTACCAGTAGTGGAGCCCTTGTTCCTGGGGTAGTCTGTCGCCTTGTGACCCTCCTGCCCGCAAATAAAGCATTTGTAGGTTCCCCTTAAACATTTTCCGAGGTGGAAGCGGTTGCACTGCGTGCATGGCTGTCCCTCTGCCGGCTTCGGAGTCCCTGGTACCTATGGTGGTCTCTGCTGACAAGGCCTCCTAATCTGTCCCTGAGGCTTCTGCTGCCCCTGCTGCCTCGGTGGCCCTGGAAACTGCCTCTTCTGTGGCTGGGAGCAGGACGGAGCCTTGTGCCTcttcctctgcatctcaaagTCTATGTCCCTCAGGGCCTGATCCGCCTGAAAAGCTCAGGCGAAGGCCTCATCGTAGCTCGCTGATCTCATAAGCATCACATCTCGGCGCAATGTGGGTCTtagaccatccataaaatgcctcagcttctgtGCGACATCTCTAGCAAtgaggggtacaaaatgacagccCCTGTCAAACTTCCGGATGAACTCCGCCACAGTCGAATCCCCCTGGCGGAGGCTCATGAACTCCGTCGTCAGGCGACCCTTGACATCTGCTGGGAAATACTTACCATAGAACGCCTCCTTGAACTGATCCCACGTGATGGTAGCCAGGTTCAGCCCATGCGTTGCTCCGTCCCCCAGAGGGATGCATCATCTCTCAACATATATGCAGCACGCCTGACCCGGTCTCCATTCCTCATATCTAGGTATTGAAAATGTAGCTCCATcgatcgaatccaaccctctgcAAGGAATGGATCAGTGGTGCCCctgaactccttcgggttgagccgtTGAAACTGCTCAAAAATATCTGCCTGAGGTCGGGGAGCCTGTTGAACCTGCTCTAAAAGTCTAGCCATACCCTCCAGTCACGGATAGCTGCATCCAATGGcgatggtggtggtggagggccTCTGCCACCTCAAGGAATATCATAATGACAATCTGCACTGGAGGGCGTCTAGTAGGCATGATATCTGGATACattccaaattctaaacgtaactcatcatgcaatttaatctagttttttaaaaaataaatctttaaatcgtGAAAGCATCTAAACATGTACTGTAACTCGTCGTAAAACGTAAATCATGCATccatgcaggtgatagcagtAACTTATTtcaatcatttaaaaaatataaaagcttacagacttgaggtttgaagactgagctgcagaagctgacggtggcacaaccctatacaggaccgttgctctaataccaaatgaaacatctactacttaaaaatgatactaattttttttataagctcattttcgaaattcttaaaattttgCATGCTGCGACACTGCTGAAAAAAAATACCCTTTTGAAAATGAtcgtaaataaataacaaataaaatactGCAGTTAAAAACGGCCAACTCGTCCATCATAGATGCGattaaatataaacaattaaaaatcatcGTAATCATCAACATGTCAAAACCAGCGTATAAAAATGCACATGTCCACTCTAAACTCATAAAAACGATGTACGGAaaatatggtcctcgggtcatgtgcgcacatccagccctgcCTACTCAGAATACGGCACCTCTAGCCTCCTAAtcaacatgctcacctgcatcatacatgcctaatgagtctaaagactcaacacacccgtatcgttaatagcaaatacatatatataacatgcaacagtgaaaagttctgtaataaaatacgtttcatgatcttaaaaatgtaaa
This window of the Primulina huaijiensis isolate GDHJ02 chromosome 3, ASM1229523v2, whole genome shotgun sequence genome carries:
- the LOC140972491 gene encoding uncharacterized protein, whose protein sequence is MDSGFRVSIPSGDQIFTSLIVRKLELRLQKYAVQVDLIVLPLPEFDIIFGMNWLSLNGAIIDFRQRSMSVRPPSEPASQRLEDVDVVRYFPSVLLDDVSGIPPDREVDFSIELMPGIVPISKAPYQQAPAEIKELKDQIHDLLDNGFICPSFSP
- the LOC140972489 gene encoding uncharacterized protein, with translation MRHTGTFCEEERWQQQQFIDYRELNRVAQNRGLILLASGSFGILEDRYLIRIPSAEEVDTSKVEEVRDWPVPKSVTEICSFLGLTGYYMKCIQGFSSISVPMAALTKKNVKFIWGPECQESFDRLKQELTTTPVLAMTSGQVQPTLRDEIRLGQTSDEQLQKWRQRDEDKGQRLYTVLDGIVRYRDRLWDPVSDSLREDILSEAHSTLYSIHPGSKKMYKDLQSLYWWPGMKRDILRFVSECLTCQQVKADHQRPAWKLRSLPIPE